From a region of the Roseivirga sp. 4D4 genome:
- a CDS encoding sodium:solute symporter — MDNIGLEWSDYTIIIVYLVGIVWYGIRKGKQESSEDYFLAGRNMAWPIVGISLFAANIGSNTLIGLTSDAFNTDVAVYNYEWMAAVVLVIFAIFFLPFYLKSKVYTMPEFLERRYDTRTRYLFSGITIVGNVIIDTASGLYAGNLILKIIFPGTPSWIIIALLAFAAAAYTIPGGLSSVVHTEVIQAVLLIFGSILVTYFAFSEVGGWRAMIDGLNNLHASGAIEKDSGEVLSLIRPASDKSMPWPGLLLGVPLLGFYFWANNQFMVQRVLSAKDLNHGRWGAIFAGLLKLPVLFIMVIPGVLAILLFSDTDISFLNYQIPVEGGFETCGALADCPNMTYPVLIYSLLPTGILGLVIAGLLAAMSSSISATLNSASTLITMDFVQKLKPGISSKGLVRAGQIATVVLVILAAAWAPMIETFRSLWTYLQQILGFISPPIVAAFVVGLFSRRSNANGGFWSLVLSYLLVLGWIAYCFSTYGGISTEQTGVHFLYIVPVLFVIACVINLAVSSMSPAPTEEKLEGMIWSKRIYQDETKELVGLPWYKNYRTLSLLLLILTAIIVLWFA; from the coding sequence ATGGACAATATTGGATTAGAATGGAGTGATTACACGATCATTATCGTGTACCTCGTGGGAATCGTTTGGTACGGAATCCGAAAGGGAAAACAAGAGAGCTCCGAAGACTACTTTCTCGCAGGCCGAAATATGGCTTGGCCTATTGTAGGTATCTCCCTATTTGCGGCAAATATTGGTAGTAATACACTGATAGGACTTACCTCTGATGCTTTCAACACAGACGTGGCTGTCTATAACTACGAGTGGATGGCGGCAGTTGTGCTCGTTATCTTTGCCATATTCTTTCTACCCTTCTACTTGAAATCCAAGGTGTATACTATGCCTGAGTTTCTGGAGAGGCGATATGATACCAGAACACGTTACCTCTTTTCTGGAATTACCATCGTAGGTAATGTAATTATTGATACCGCATCCGGCCTTTATGCGGGTAATCTAATTCTTAAAATCATTTTCCCAGGAACACCATCCTGGATCATCATTGCTTTGCTGGCCTTTGCAGCAGCAGCCTATACCATTCCAGGCGGGCTTTCATCGGTGGTGCATACAGAAGTTATTCAAGCTGTGTTACTCATATTCGGTTCTATATTGGTTACCTACTTTGCCTTTAGCGAAGTGGGTGGATGGAGAGCCATGATCGATGGCTTGAATAACCTACATGCAAGTGGAGCAATAGAAAAAGATTCGGGGGAAGTGCTGAGTCTTATACGGCCAGCATCGGATAAGTCAATGCCATGGCCTGGCTTACTTCTCGGTGTACCACTACTAGGCTTTTACTTCTGGGCCAATAATCAGTTTATGGTACAAAGAGTGCTTTCAGCAAAAGATCTTAACCATGGTAGATGGGGTGCCATCTTCGCAGGTTTATTAAAATTACCGGTACTATTCATCATGGTAATTCCAGGTGTATTAGCCATACTACTTTTCTCAGATACAGATATCAGCTTCTTGAATTATCAAATTCCAGTCGAAGGTGGTTTTGAGACTTGTGGTGCACTAGCAGATTGTCCTAATATGACATATCCGGTACTGATTTATTCATTGCTACCAACAGGTATTCTCGGATTAGTAATCGCTGGCTTATTGGCAGCCATGTCATCTAGTATTTCAGCAACTCTGAACTCTGCCTCAACATTGATCACAATGGACTTTGTGCAAAAACTGAAGCCTGGGATTAGTTCCAAAGGACTGGTAAGAGCTGGTCAGATTGCCACAGTTGTACTCGTTATTCTTGCTGCGGCCTGGGCGCCAATGATTGAAACTTTCCGCTCACTGTGGACTTATTTACAACAGATTCTCGGCTTTATTTCGCCTCCAATTGTAGCAGCATTTGTGGTTGGACTCTTCAGCAGAAGGTCCAATGCCAATGGTGGCTTCTGGAGTTTAGTGCTCTCTTATTTACTAGTACTTGGGTGGATTGCCTATTGCTTCTCAACATACGGAGGCATTAGCACAGAGCAAACAGGTGTTCACTTCTTATACATTGTTCCTGTATTGTTTGTCATAGCTTGTGTAATTAACCTTGCTGTTAGCTCAATGTCTCCGGCACCGACCGAAGAAAAACTAGAGGGAATGATCTGGAGCAAGAGAATCTACCAAGACGAGACCAAAGAGTTGGTTGGTCTGCCTTGGTATAAAAACTACAGAACACTGTCTCTATTGCTTCTGATATTGACAGCGATTATTGTCCTATGGTTTGCCTAG